In Campylobacter concisus, the sequence AAGCTTGAAATAAAATTTGGTCTATCTAAAATTTCTACATTAATGCACATCGTCTTTGTTAGCATTTGCCCAAGACTCGCGCCATAATACCAAACAAAAAATGCATGATAAATAATCTTTAGTGCGACTATTTGCCAAAAGAAATTTAAGGTCAAATTTCTAGCTTCATCATAGCTCATAACCGACAAAAAGGCATCCCAGTAAATGATCAAAAACAAAAAAGAAACGATACATTCATCAATTGAGTAAGCTAGCACTCTTTTTGAAAATGGCGCTAGCGAAATTTCTTCTTTTTCAAGTTTTTCAACTATCTGCATACTCATTTTAATGCCTGCCAGGCAATATCTTTTCTATAATGTGCTCCGTCAAATTTTACATTTTCGCAAAGCTCATAAGCTCTATCACGTGCTTCTTTTATACTCTTCGCAGTGGCCACACAGACTAATACCCTGCCACCATCTGCATAAATTTCTCCATCTTGCTCACTAACACCAGCATAAGCGATGTGAGCATCTTTTACATCATTTAAAACTGAAATTTTAGCTTTTGGACTACTTTTATACGGATAGTCCTTACTGGCCATCACAACGCCAACTGCAAATTCATCTTTTAAGCTAATAGGCTTTAGCTCGCCCTTTGCAGCATTTAGTAAAATTTCACTTAAATTTCCGTCAATTAACGGCATCAATACCTCGCACTCAGGATCGCCAAATCTTACGTTAAACTCAAGTACATAAGGCTCATTTTTCACGATCATCAGTCCCACAAAAAGCACTCCACAAAACGGACTGCCCTCGTTTTTCATCCCTTTTAAAGTTGGCTTTACAACCTCTTCTTCAACCCTTTTTATCAGCTCTTTTGAAGCAAGCGGACTTGGAGCATAAGCACCCATGCCGCCAGTATTTGGACCTTCATCATTATCAAGTAATCTTTTGTGGTCTTGTGCCACTGGCAAGCTTACAAAATTTTCGCCGTCGCAAATAGCAAAAAAACTTAGCTCAAAGCCGTCTAAAAACTCTTCAACCACCACAGATTTACCAGCCTCGCCAAAGCTAGCTCCACTTAGCATGTCGCTAACTGCCTCTTTGGCCTCCTCTTTAGAATTTGCGATTATAACGCCTTTTCCAGCACAAAGACCATCTGCCTTTACGACCATCGGCGCGCTTAGGGTATCAATAAATTTAAATGCTTTTTCTTTATTATCTGTATTTAAATATCTTGCGGTTTTTATGTTATTTCTAGCCAAAAAGTCCTTCATATAGGCTTTGCTAGCTTCAAGTCTAGCAGCTGCTTTGCTTGGTCCAAATATGAGCAATCCCTCTTTTTTAAATATATCTACCACACCTTCGCTAAGAGGCGCTTCAGGTCCCACGATAGTTAGCTCGATACTATTTTTTTTAGCAAAATTTGCAAGTTCATGAAAGTCTTTTATGTTTAAATTCTCACCAAGGCGTGAGGTCGCACCATTTCCTGGCGCAAAGTATAAATTTATATTTTTTTCGTTTTTTAGTTTTAGAGCAATGGCGTATTCGCGGCCGCCACTTCCTATTATGAGAATATTCATTTCATCTCCGTAAATTTAAAAAACCCGAGTGGGCGTCGCATAGAAGAGTGGCCCATAAACAAAGCCAATCTTGCAAATAGATGGATACCAAACGGTTGCAACTTCTCGCCTTTTCAGACTCAAACGAAGCCACATCACAAGGCATCCATACCTTTTCGCTAACAAAAAAGTGTTGGACCCCGTAAAATGCTGACTCGCTTCACTCAGGCAATAAAATTATATAAATTCTTTGCTTAAAGTAATGTTTTGGCAAGCGCGATACAGGCGTTTATATCTTGACTTTGGCTTACTATTGGCTCGGTAAATTTTAGCTCTTTTGCAGTGACCTTTCCAATGCTTATCGCTTGATAGCTCTCATCCCAGCCAAAATTACTAAGAAAATTTTTGACATTTAGCGGAGAAGCAAAGATCAGGATACTATTTTTTGGTGGCTTTAGCTCCATTTTGCAAGGATTTAAGACATTTTCATAGGCGAAAATCGCCTTTATGTTTACTCCGCCATCTTGTAAAATTTCTAAGAAATTTGAAGCACTATCTTTACCCTTTAGATAAAGAACATTTTTACCTTTTAAAAGTGGCAAAATTTCTCTTGCAAAGTCATCTCCGTGAGCGTTCTTTCCGGTATAAATTTCACTAAATCCAAACTCTCTTGCGGCTGTCGCACAACTATTTGCGATGGCAAAGACTGGCAAATTTATAGCTTTTATATTGTTAAATTTTAATGCATTAAAAACATTTTTAGAAGTAGCTACCAGCACATCATATTCACTTAAATTTAGTTCAAATTTTAAAAACTCGATCTTGCTAACGCTTAAATTTACAACGCTCTCATCAGCCGTTTTTGTATTTGAAATAAGATAAATTTTACGCAACTCTTTTTAACCTTAAAAAAGATATCAAAGCAAGTAATGTGCAGGCTAAAACAACAATAGAAGTCGAGTAAAATATATCACCAAGCCCAACTAGCGGGGAGACGACTCCACCTAAGAAAAATGGGCAAAATCCAAGTATCGCTGAGGCTGAACCTGCGTATTCTCTGCCTTCGTTCATAGCTAGCGATGAAGCAGTCGGCAAGACAAATCCTGTAAAAAGAAGTAATAAGAAAAATGCGATAATGACGCCGATCACTTCAAATTTAAAACAAAGCATGAAAGCAATAAAAATGCTAGCAAACAAGGTGCCAAAAAGCCCAGTTTTGAGCGCTTTTCTCTCATTTAAAAGACTAGCAAGCCTAGCTCCTATAACAAGCCCTAAACCATTTGAAGCAAAGCAAAAGCTGTAGCTTACTGGACTTAGAGAATAAAATTCTTGAAAAATAAACGAAGATGACGCTATATAGGCAAACATCGCACCCATCGCAAATGTCTGAATGCTTACGAAAAGCATAAATTTTTTCTTTCTTAAAATTTTGCCAAAAACACTATAAGTCACTAGCAAAGGCATTTTTAAGCGATTTGACTGACTTAAGCTCTCTTTGAAATAAAAATTTGCGATAAAAAGCAAAATACCAATGATAGTAAGTGCCATAAAGATGCCGCGCCAGTCGGTAAATTTAAGTAGCAAGCTGCCACCAATTGGCGAGAGTATCGGAGCAAGGCCATTTACAACCATCATAAGACTAAAAAATTTAGTCATTTCATGACCCTTATAAAGATCACTCACAACAGCCCTTGAGATAACTAAGCTGCCGGCACTTGCAAGCCCTTGGATGATGCGCATAAAGATAAAAAACTGGATATTTTGTGCAAAAAATATAAAAATAGTGCTTATCGTATAGACGATGAGCGAGATGGTAAGGGGCAGTTTTCGGCCAAATTTATCACTTATTGGACCAACTATGAGCTGACCTATGGCTAAGCCTGCCATTGATGTCGTGATCGTTAATTGCGTAGCTGTAACACTTGTTTTAAACCACTCGGTAATAGCCGGAAGTGCTGGCAAATAAAGATCTGTAACAAATGGTCCAAAGGCAGAGAGAGCACCTAAAAATAGCAACAAAAATAGTTTGGAATTTTCTTTTTTCATAGTTTTTCTTTAAATTTTAAAAGAGATTATATTATGACTTTGCTTTTTGGGTTATTAAGTATAAATTTACTATTGTTATTATAAAGAAGAAGCCCTAAAAATAGGGCTTAGTATTACATTTTGTCTTTAGTGACGATTAAGAGCATTTTAAATTTATCTTTTATCTTTAATCCGTGTGGTATTTTGCCTGGTAACACGATGGTATCGCCTTTTTTGATATCAAAATGTTCATCACCAATAGTTAGCTTCATCTCGCCATCAAGTGCGATAAGTAGTGCATCGCCTGGAGCTGCGTGAGTTGAGAGCTCTTGGTCTGTGTCAAAACTAAGCAGCGACATCGAGCCATTCTCATTTTTAACAAGCGTCTTGCTAACTATCTTGCCTTTTTCGTATTCCACTGCATCAACTAAGCTAAAAATAGCTGCCTTAGGTAAATGATCTATCATAACATTCTCCTTAAAATCTATTAGTAAATATTTTGTCTTCTTTGTAAATTTGAGCTTTCGCCAGGTTTTTGCCTCGATAAGGCAGGCTTCATCGCGTCCAAGCTTCATCTGCTTTTTGCCATACTCAAGCTGTGCTTCGCCGTCAATGACGAAGGCAAGGCTATCTATAAAAAGCATCTCGTGGTCTAGCTCCTCACCCTCGTCAAATGCGTATATATCGACGCTTGCATTTTTGTTTTGAAAGAGCCTTTTACTAACGACGCTTTTTTCAACTATATTTGTATCTTTGGTGAGACTATAAATTTGACTCATTTTATATCCTTTTTTGCAAAATTATAAAAGGTTAAGAACTAAATTTCATTGACCAATGTTAATAAAAAGATAAAATATATCCTAATTAAAACCAATGCGTATAAAGAAGTTCCATTTACAGAAAATTTCATAAAATGGATTTGGTGCCTATTCCCACTCAATAATTACCATATCATATTTGTTTCTTTTATTCTATAACGGTATCTTTTTAGTTTCTGTTTTTAATATGCGTAACCCGGCTTCCTTGCCATAGTTTTGTAAGCTTCGTTAAGTACTGATCCAACACCCATTTAATGGAATTTCTTTTCTATGCCAATTACAAAAATATCTGCACAATCTTTGCCGGTTGCATTTATACAACAAAACCAATCGACTCATCATTCATATGGCAAGCGAGAAAAGGCTTTTACCGTGAATCACGAATATACTCTTCTGTGCTTTCGGGTATTCCAAAGCATTCTGAAAGGCCATATAATATTTCTCTTGACACAGCTTACTTTTCTAATTTATCTTCAACTTCTTTTATTTTTGTATCGATTTACTCCTCCACAACTTCTATACTTTTAAATGTATACCTTTATTTCTTAAATTTTCTATGCAATCAGCCAGATATTCAATATTGTGCTCTTTGTAAATTGGACTGCCTATAATTTCCTCTTTAAGATTATCGTACTTTTCTGCTGTCCTTCCTCTATAATTTTTATCTTTCCATTCCACAGAAACACTGTAACCTCTTTTTTCCATCTCCTCCATAACCAATACATGGTAAATAAAAAGATGATATGGGGAATATGTAAACACATAGTCTACAGTTTTATGTTTCTTTTTCCATCCATTGCCCCTCAGAGCACAACATTCCCTATGTTGCCCAAGAAGCTGACTTTTGGGCAATAAGTGGATAAGTTTTTCATGCCATAGTCTCATATTGTTCTACTGTTAACAAAGTTGATTTTTCTAAATATTCATTAGGGTATTTCTTTAGTAAGGTATTAATGCATTCAATTACAACCTTCTGACTATTTTCCCCTTCCATATATCCATTTAATATATCAAATAATACTTGTTTTTCAATCGTACTTACATCTTTTTTGAAATATCCCCATATGTGAAGAACGGCATTACTAAAATCTTTTTTACTCTCCTTCATATCTCTTGTTTCATGTATTTTTTCATTTAGCCATACAACATCCAATTCTTTTTCCCTCAAATACGCCCTTATCTCCAAATATGTTTTATGCGATTTGCTTAGTACAAAATATTTATTTTTTGCCCATAACTCTTCACATTCTATTCTTGTATCTTTGTGTCTCATGTTGACGCTTCTTTCAAAAAATTCAAACCAAAACAAATCCCATACAATGTATCACCATTTAAGCATTTATTAATAGCATTTAAATTTTTGTTTAGGTAAGGTATAAATGAATATCCTGCATTATTAGTATGTTAAAGTGGGCTCAGATACAAATAATTTTTATTACTATAACCTATTCAAATTTATTAACCGCTTTTTCCACAAAAGCCTCCCAGCAAAATAATGGGAGGCTCTCTAAACAATTTATCTAAATTTAAAACTCTCTTTTAAACCTACTTTTTCTCATTTTTAGTATCAAAAGAGCTTTTTGCTTCCGTAAACCGTTGCAATATTGTATCTTCAACGATTTTACAGCAAAAATATTTTTTACTCTATTCCCACTCAATAGTTGAAGGTGGCTTACTTGAGATATCGTAAACTACGCGGTTTATACCGTTTACCTCGTTTATAATGCGTCGGCTTACATTTTCAAGTAAATCATAAGGGAGTCTTGAAAAGCTAGCAGTCATGCCATCACTCGCATCGACCACACGCACACAAACAGCGTTTTCATAAGTGCGGTTATCACCCATAACGCCAACAGAATTTACATTTAAAAGTACGCAGAACGCCTGCCAAGTTTTGTTATACCAGCCAGTACTTTTTAGCTCATCGCGTAAGATCACATCAGCTTTTCGAAGTAGCTCAAGGCTTGGTTTATTTACTTCGCCCATTATGCGGATAGCAAGGCCTGGTCCTGGGAAAGGATGGCGG encodes:
- a CDS encoding RDD family protein, with translation MSMQIVEKLEKEEISLAPFSKRVLAYSIDECIVSFLFLIIYWDAFLSVMSYDEARNLTLNFFWQIVALKIIYHAFFVWYYGASLGQMLTKTMCINVEILDRPNFISSLVRAIFRLVSEACFYLGFAWAFANPVRQTWQDKIAKTVVINA
- the purD gene encoding phosphoribosylamine--glycine ligase gives rise to the protein MNILIIGSGGREYAIALKLKNEKNINLYFAPGNGATSRLGENLNIKDFHELANFAKKNSIELTIVGPEAPLSEGVVDIFKKEGLLIFGPSKAAARLEASKAYMKDFLARNNIKTARYLNTDNKEKAFKFIDTLSAPMVVKADGLCAGKGVIIANSKEEAKEAVSDMLSGASFGEAGKSVVVEEFLDGFELSFFAICDGENFVSLPVAQDHKRLLDNDEGPNTGGMGAYAPSPLASKELIKRVEEEVVKPTLKGMKNEGSPFCGVLFVGLMIVKNEPYVLEFNVRFGDPECEVLMPLIDGNLSEILLNAAKGELKPISLKDEFAVGVVMASKDYPYKSSPKAKISVLNDVKDAHIAYAGVSEQDGEIYADGGRVLVCVATAKSIKEARDRAYELCENVKFDGAHYRKDIAWQALK
- a CDS encoding uroporphyrinogen-III synthase; its protein translation is MRKIYLISNTKTADESVVNLSVSKIEFLKFELNLSEYDVLVATSKNVFNALKFNNIKAINLPVFAIANSCATAAREFGFSEIYTGKNAHGDDFAREILPLLKGKNVLYLKGKDSASNFLEILQDGGVNIKAIFAYENVLNPCKMELKPPKNSILIFASPLNVKNFLSNFGWDESYQAISIGKVTAKELKFTEPIVSQSQDINACIALAKTLL
- a CDS encoding multidrug effflux MFS transporter, with product MKKENSKLFLLLFLGALSAFGPFVTDLYLPALPAITEWFKTSVTATQLTITTSMAGLAIGQLIVGPISDKFGRKLPLTISLIVYTISTIFIFFAQNIQFFIFMRIIQGLASAGSLVISRAVVSDLYKGHEMTKFFSLMMVVNGLAPILSPIGGSLLLKFTDWRGIFMALTIIGILLFIANFYFKESLSQSNRLKMPLLVTYSVFGKILRKKKFMLFVSIQTFAMGAMFAYIASSSFIFQEFYSLSPVSYSFCFASNGLGLVIGARLASLLNERKALKTGLFGTLFASIFIAFMLCFKFEVIGVIIAFFLLLLFTGFVLPTASSLAMNEGREYAGSASAILGFCPFFLGGVVSPLVGLGDIFYSTSIVVLACTLLALISFLRLKRVA
- a CDS encoding cupin domain-containing protein → MSQIYSLTKDTNIVEKSVVSKRLFQNKNASVDIYAFDEGEELDHEMLFIDSLAFVIDGEAQLEYGKKQMKLGRDEACLIEAKTWRKLKFTKKTKYLLIDFKENVMIDHLPKAAIFSLVDAVEYEKGKIVSKTLVKNENGSMSLLSFDTDQELSTHAAPGDALLIALDGEMKLTIGDEHFDIKKGDTIVLPGKIPHGLKIKDKFKMLLIVTKDKM
- a CDS encoding TIGR02328 family protein, giving the protein MRLWHEKLIHLLPKSQLLGQHRECCALRGNGWKKKHKTVDYVFTYSPYHLFIYHVLVMEEMEKRGYSVSVEWKDKNYRGRTAEKYDNLKEEIIGSPIYKEHNIEYLADCIENLRNKGIHLKV
- a CDS encoding YbgA family protein, which encodes MRHKDTRIECEELWAKNKYFVLSKSHKTYLEIRAYLREKELDVVWLNEKIHETRDMKESKKDFSNAVLHIWGYFKKDVSTIEKQVLFDILNGYMEGENSQKVVIECINTLLKKYPNEYLEKSTLLTVEQYETMA